The genomic interval CTTGCACGTGCCATTCCGTGTAAACAGTTCTCCATGCCGCGTAAACAGCTATCTAAACAGGTGGACAGTTAAGTCACATCCTCTGTGCTAGCcacagcacaaacgccaagactgcctgtCCAGACAAGCATATTGTTATGCTTTTGGCATGAAAGGTCATGTACAATCTGTActtttgcaacggaacaaacataaaaattctgtccactcacaaaaatctagtcacaaggccaaagtaatcaatgcagtgtattcaaagcctgcttgCATTCCAGTACAAAGTCGCTGCTTAACTTCaagaattgcaagatagtggaGTTATTGTGCACATAGCGGCTAGTCAATGGGCACGTCCACTGGGTTcgttccccaaaccttcaggttgcatgcacctctgtgttgacttttaagtctacagtcaatccACAGACTATGATTAATACTTATCCATGGCcacacccagaggatctcatggacagattaggcactgctcattacttttcaaaaattgatttgcatgACGCACATCTTCAAATACCATTACATGAAGAATTTCAAAAAGTGTGTGTTGTAGGCTTGTTTAAATATctgcatttgccttttggcagtgcttctgcatccaccattttccaacagtatttggaacagctgactgctcatgcaccaaactgttcaaactatttggacgatattgttgtagcaggtcgtacacctgaagaacacattgccaatttgtgtGCTGTGTTTTCATGTGTTATCTCATGCGGAAATAAAGTGTAGAttagacaagtgtgatttttttaaaacttaagttgcagtatcttggtcatgtcataaacagttgaggtgtacatcctcttcaatcGCATTTGTTAGTCATAGGTGACATGCCCATTTCTTGCAATATCACAGAATTTGGTTCATTCCGAATgcagcacaaatcgcagctccattgcatcgcaatAATGTCCCCTTTgtctggacagatgagtgccaagaagcctTTAAAAAACTTAAACATGGCATTGCTCAGTGattgatgcttggttcactttgatcctgacaaaccagttgtgttgcaagttgacactTCCTCTTATGGAATCAGTGCAATGCTTTCACATAgacttggtgataaagacaggcctattgcttttgcaTCAAAGATGTTGTCCAAAGCTCATTGTAACTACTCAAAAATAGAGAATGAGGCATTGCcttttgtgtatggtgtcaccaaattccaccactatttgtgcagcagaaAATTCTACTAACTAacagatcacaagccattgcagtccttgttgggggttgtgaacagtgaaagtaaagaaatgtgaaacacaactgtacacctgtcagctacatcatttaaagtagtcagtgttggacttcacccccccccccccccccaatttttcaGCCAGAATCACAACACAGTACATCGACACCAAGgacaaaaaaatgacaaaatatagCAGATGAATGTCACGAGCAGATAATTAAACTTCGCtccacacacaccagggatcaagcattgcaccTGTTTCTCGTCTCCTACTGTTGGCATCTACAAGATTGACCATCACCAGCTGAATTGCTTCAAGGTCGCTGCCATCAGTCACTGCTCTATCCTCCTCAGCATCCAGTGCCGAAAGAAGGCCACAAGTACTGGTTTGCAccaaatgaaattgtatttttcagGGTTTTTAGCAGCACCAGACGGTGGGCGAAAGGCAAGATCCTTCATTGAATTGGTGgaggcatgtatctcatttcaggcccgacGAATTGCAGCGTCAACAttacaatcaaattcgccactgtcatgtgcatggTGATCCTTCTGTCTCTCTTGCctcagattcacggatcccgaggacagcgtGGCTACAGCAGCTGCCaggggtgtcatcacgacaccgcaggACAACCCAATGGAggtggagccttcgcctcctccccctcctcttgtACTACCAATGGAGTTGGACCCACCCAAGTCACAGTACCCAACACATCCTACATCTGGTTATGGGTCTCAGGAGGTGGACACGCATGCTTCTGGTCATTTTCCAAGGGCATTTCTGTCAGAGCGAAGGACGGATGGTGGGGTACAACCAGAAGTCTGACATCCCTTGCaaccacagcttccggtccagtgCACCGTCCACAATCCTACCTCCCCTCCTGTTGTAGAGCT from Schistocerca gregaria isolate iqSchGreg1 chromosome 6, iqSchGreg1.2, whole genome shotgun sequence carries:
- the LOC126279022 gene encoding uncharacterized protein LOC126279022; the encoded protein is MKKKRNGSSGCNSLKPTQFFTTYQIHGSRGQRGYSSCQGCHHDTAGQPNGGGAFASSPSSCTTNGVGPTQVTVPNTSYIWLWVSGGGHACFWSFSKGISVRAKDGWWGTTRSLTSLATTASGPVHRPQSYLPSCCRADYMTPICHFWGEERSGVKSGAGMPVGNIRPQKAVKKASANCIWTGPSLGQQHDGSTLSTKRT